A window of the Thalassospira sp. TSL5-1 genome harbors these coding sequences:
- a CDS encoding TIGR01459 family HAD-type hydrolase — MPQTPYQMINGLSEVIGNYDAVILDLWGVVHDGVTPYPNSISAMKALKDAGIPVALLSNAPRRSSVVIARMEEMGIDRDLYGPAVASGEIAYHQLRDRVDAWYAKLGRKVFRVGPVRDHSMFEDQDVEVVDTLEEADWMLVTGPDDDHDPVSKYEDMLHLALSRDLPMLCPNPDREVIRGGERIICAGAIAGRYEELGGNVCWEGKPLASAYDFCLQAFDMGPDARLLVVGDSLSTDVAGSNAAGLDIAFVTGGIHAEELDAPRGTLPEKARLDQLLEVTGRHVTYAMGDFCW, encoded by the coding sequence ATGCCGCAAACGCCCTATCAGATGATTAATGGCCTGTCCGAGGTGATTGGAAATTATGATGCGGTGATTCTGGATTTGTGGGGCGTTGTCCATGATGGCGTAACACCCTATCCCAATTCGATCTCGGCGATGAAGGCCCTGAAAGATGCCGGTATTCCGGTGGCGTTGCTGTCCAATGCGCCGCGCCGGTCCAGCGTGGTGATTGCCCGGATGGAAGAAATGGGTATTGACCGGGATTTGTATGGTCCGGCGGTGGCATCGGGCGAAATTGCCTATCACCAATTACGTGACCGGGTGGATGCCTGGTATGCCAAACTGGGGCGCAAGGTGTTTCGGGTGGGGCCGGTGCGCGATCATTCGATGTTTGAAGACCAGGATGTCGAGGTGGTGGACACGCTTGAAGAGGCCGACTGGATGCTTGTTACCGGCCCGGATGACGACCATGATCCGGTGTCAAAATATGAAGACATGCTGCATTTGGCCCTGTCGCGGGATTTGCCCATGCTGTGCCCGAACCCGGACCGTGAAGTGATCCGCGGGGGCGAGCGCATTATTTGCGCCGGGGCCATAGCCGGGCGGTATGAGGAACTGGGCGGTAATGTGTGCTGGGAAGGCAAGCCGCTGGCGAGTGCCTATGATTTCTGCCTTCAGGCCTTTGATATGGGGCCCGATGCCCGATTGCTGGTGGTGGGAGATTCCCTGTCGACCGATGTGGCTGGGTCCAATGCAGCGGGGTTGGATATCGCCTTTGTCACCGGTGGTATCCATGCCGAGGAACTGGACGCCCCGCGCGGTACCCTGCCGGAAAAGGCACGGCTGGACCAGTTACTGGAAGTGACCGGCCGCCATGTGACCTATGCAATGGGCGATTTTTGCTGGTAG
- a CDS encoding D-amino-acid transaminase yields MRTVYVNGNYVPENEASVSIFDRAFLFADGVYEVTSVLDGKLIDYHGHIARLERSLKELGINYPVDKDAMLEIHRELIRKNDVNEGMIYLQVSRGAAADRDFMFPSADVKPTVVLFTQSKSLIKSAAAERGLKVASFPDQRWRRCDIKTVQLLYSSLVKNEAAKKGADDAWLVLDGKVTEGSSNNAYIVDENNTIITRELSNDILHGITRKAILQCAAELDLKVEERAFTIAEAQKAKEAFITSASSFVYPVIEIDGAKIGDGVPGPIAKRLREIYIEANRAAAI; encoded by the coding sequence ATGCGTACTGTTTATGTAAACGGCAATTACGTGCCGGAAAACGAAGCATCCGTTTCAATCTTTGACCGCGCCTTTCTGTTTGCGGACGGTGTTTATGAAGTCACCTCCGTGCTGGATGGCAAACTGATCGACTATCACGGGCACATTGCCCGCCTGGAACGGTCGCTTAAGGAACTGGGCATCAATTATCCGGTCGATAAAGATGCCATGCTGGAAATTCATCGCGAACTGATCCGCAAGAACGATGTCAATGAAGGCATGATCTACCTTCAGGTTTCGCGCGGTGCCGCCGCCGACCGCGATTTCATGTTCCCGTCCGCCGATGTGAAACCGACTGTTGTTCTGTTTACGCAAAGCAAATCGCTGATCAAAAGTGCCGCTGCCGAACGCGGCCTGAAAGTTGCCAGCTTCCCCGATCAGCGCTGGCGCCGCTGCGATATCAAAACTGTTCAGTTGCTCTATTCTTCGCTGGTCAAAAACGAAGCCGCGAAAAAAGGGGCCGACGATGCCTGGCTGGTGCTCGATGGCAAAGTGACCGAAGGCTCATCGAACAATGCCTATATTGTTGATGAAAACAACACCATCATCACCCGCGAACTGTCCAACGACATTTTGCATGGCATTACCCGCAAGGCAATTTTGCAGTGTGCTGCCGAACTTGACCTGAAGGTTGAAGAACGCGCCTTCACCATTGCCGAAGCACAAAAGGCAAAAGAAGCCTTCATTACTTCGGCGTCATCCTTCGTCTATCCGGTCATTGAAATTGACGGCGCAAAAATCGGCGATGGTGTCCCCGGACCGATTGCCAAACGCCTGCGCGAAATCTATATCGAAGCCAATCGCGCGGCCGCCATCTAA
- a CDS encoding ABC transporter substrate-binding protein has product MGMSGKILLFAISLFLMTAASQARQSLTIVTNNYPPYITADRNSSFLGDLFHEIGARIGIDFEFQFYPWKRGEQAVAEGKAWGTIPYRKSESREKKFLFSDALYLADSHFFAYSADGTKPPITFNDLTDLRPYRIGGIQGYYYEPWFENAGLDVQYSHSEEQNFQLLQRGRIDLFTTATTMGWYVIENLFPPEEVAKFYTLDKPLVAGEGLFLMTSKNYPQTRILLEKFNRGLHEIKTDGTYTRLVHKHGLIMTY; this is encoded by the coding sequence ATGGGAATGTCTGGCAAAATCCTGCTTTTTGCCATCAGCCTTTTTCTAATGACCGCCGCATCACAGGCGCGTCAGTCTCTTACTATTGTGACCAACAACTACCCGCCTTACATCACCGCCGACAGAAACAGCTCTTTTCTGGGCGACCTTTTCCATGAAATTGGCGCGCGTATCGGCATTGATTTTGAATTTCAGTTTTATCCCTGGAAACGCGGAGAACAAGCGGTTGCCGAGGGCAAAGCCTGGGGCACGATCCCTTATCGCAAGTCAGAATCCCGCGAAAAAAAATTCCTGTTTTCCGATGCCCTTTATCTCGCAGACTCGCATTTTTTTGCCTATAGCGCCGATGGCACCAAGCCCCCCATCACATTCAATGACCTGACAGACTTGCGTCCCTATCGTATTGGCGGCATTCAGGGCTATTATTACGAACCGTGGTTTGAAAATGCCGGGCTGGATGTTCAATATTCCCATTCAGAAGAGCAGAATTTCCAGCTTTTGCAACGGGGCCGTATTGATCTGTTTACAACGGCAACCACGATGGGCTGGTATGTGATCGAAAACCTTTTTCCCCCCGAAGAAGTCGCCAAATTCTACACTCTGGACAAACCGCTGGTCGCAGGCGAAGGGTTGTTTTTGATGACGTCAAAGAATTATCCGCAAACCCGCATACTGCTTGAAAAATTCAATCGTGGCCTGCACGAAATCAAAACCGATGGTACATACACCCGGTTGGTTCACAAGCACGGCCTGATCATGACCTATTAA
- a CDS encoding ABC transporter ATP-binding protein: MASIEITNARKSYGAVDVLHGINLDIQDGEFIVLVGPSGCGKSTLLRMIAGLEEITSGDISIDGTVINDLQPKDRDIAMVFQSYALYPHMTVAENMSYALTLRKTAKEKVASAIENVAGILGLNALLERRPKALSGGQRQRVAMGRAIVRQPQAFLFDEPLSNLDARLREQMRTEIRKLHRRLGATSVYVTHDQIEAMTMADRIVAMYSGIVQQVGTPLEIYDRPANIFVASFIGSPAMNFLEGLYQAEGDSAAITLDDGTIIPVLPSGQAENGKHITLGARPEHIDIVEDGSSPSVNSTVELIEPMGLSTLVHVTLAGKPVKIFTLARPDLAIGSQVQIAFNMNKTHIFDRQSELRLRPLTEPVDAQQA; the protein is encoded by the coding sequence ATGGCTTCAATTGAAATTACCAATGCCCGCAAAAGCTATGGCGCCGTCGATGTGCTGCATGGCATCAATCTCGATATTCAGGACGGCGAATTCATCGTTCTGGTTGGCCCGTCGGGCTGTGGCAAATCCACCCTTTTGCGCATGATTGCCGGGCTGGAGGAAATCACCTCGGGCGACATCAGCATCGACGGCACTGTTATTAACGATCTGCAACCCAAGGACCGCGACATTGCGATGGTGTTTCAGTCCTATGCGCTGTACCCGCACATGACCGTTGCCGAAAATATGAGCTACGCCCTGACCCTGCGTAAAACGGCAAAGGAAAAAGTCGCCAGCGCCATTGAAAATGTGGCTGGCATTCTGGGCCTGAATGCCCTGTTGGAGCGTCGCCCCAAGGCCCTGTCGGGCGGGCAGCGCCAGCGTGTGGCAATGGGCCGTGCCATTGTTCGCCAGCCCCAGGCCTTTTTGTTTGACGAACCGCTGTCAAACCTGGATGCCCGCCTGCGCGAACAGATGCGCACCGAAATCCGCAAACTGCACCGTCGCCTGGGGGCCACATCGGTTTATGTCACCCACGACCAGATCGAAGCCATGACAATGGCGGACCGCATTGTCGCCATGTATAGCGGCATTGTGCAACAGGTTGGCACCCCGCTTGAGATTTATGACCGGCCCGCCAACATCTTTGTTGCGTCCTTCATTGGCTCGCCCGCGATGAATTTCCTGGAAGGCCTCTATCAGGCCGAGGGGGACAGTGCTGCCATTACCCTTGATGATGGCACCATCATTCCCGTTTTGCCATCCGGCCAGGCCGAAAACGGCAAGCATATCACGCTTGGCGCACGGCCCGAACATATCGACATTGTCGAAGATGGCTCCAGCCCGTCGGTCAATTCAACGGTCGAACTGATCGAACCAATGGGTCTGTCAACGCTGGTGCATGTCACCCTGGCGGGCAAGCCGGTTAAAATTTTCACCCTGGCCCGGCCCGATCTTGCCATTGGCAGTCAGGTGCAAATCGCCTTTAACATGAACAAAACCCATATCTTTGATCGCCAAAGCGAACTGCGTCTGCGCCCGCTAACCGAACCGGTTGACGCGCAACAGGCTTAA
- a CDS encoding carbohydrate ABC transporter permease codes for MSTPGNSVLRKTVYWGTHYLMIAAFVVFALFPLYWLLKVSVTPNDILYTEGVRMWPSRTTWDNYTFVLTQSHFPHYFMNSVIVSGCTALFTCIIAAITGYAFSRFRFNGKIIIVALMLITQMFPLVMLIAPIFRILAPLGLTDSLTGLIIVYTAFNVPFATFLMQSFFDGIPKDLEEAAMIDGNTRFEAFRRIILPLTLPGIAATLGFVFTAAWSELLFALMLVSSESASTFPVGLLSFVSKFGVDFGQMMAAGVLALIPACAFFLLIQRYLVQGLTAGAVKG; via the coding sequence ATGTCAACGCCGGGAAACTCCGTGCTTCGCAAAACGGTTTACTGGGGCACCCATTACCTGATGATTGCCGCCTTTGTCGTTTTTGCGCTCTTTCCACTTTACTGGCTTTTGAAGGTATCGGTAACACCCAACGACATCCTGTATACCGAAGGGGTGCGGATGTGGCCGTCACGCACGACGTGGGACAATTACACCTTTGTCCTGACGCAAAGCCATTTCCCCCATTACTTCATGAATTCAGTGATTGTTTCGGGCTGCACCGCCCTGTTTACCTGCATCATTGCCGCCATCACGGGCTATGCGTTTTCGCGTTTTCGCTTTAACGGCAAAATCATCATCGTTGCCCTGATGCTGATCACGCAGATGTTTCCGCTGGTGATGCTGATCGCGCCAATTTTCCGCATTCTGGCCCCGCTGGGTCTGACCGACAGCCTGACCGGGCTGATCATTGTTTACACCGCCTTTAACGTGCCCTTCGCCACCTTTCTGATGCAATCCTTCTTTGATGGCATCCCCAAGGATCTGGAAGAAGCCGCCATGATAGACGGCAACACCCGGTTTGAGGCCTTCCGCCGCATCATCCTGCCCCTCACCCTGCCTGGCATTGCCGCCACCCTTGGCTTTGTCTTTACCGCGGCATGGTCGGAACTGTTATTCGCCCTGATGCTGGTCAGCAGTGAATCGGCCTCTACCTTCCCGGTTGGCTTGCTCAGTTTTGTTTCAAAATTCGGTGTCGATTTCGGACAAATGATGGCCGCCGGCGTGCTGGCCCTGATCCCTGCCTGTGCCTTCTTCCTGCTGATCCAGCGTTATCTGGTCCAGGGGCTGACGGCTGGTGCTGTCAAAGGATAA
- a CDS encoding carbohydrate ABC transporter permease, with product MTDVGNRPAARRGVFSRRVSGILEPYYYVSPALVLIIAVMLMPLILGLSYAFRDIRILNPFSGGFVGLAHFQTLMHDSAFLGALINTAWWTFGSLFFQFTLGLVLALLLNRHFVGRRLVQALVFLPWAVPTFLSGLNWAWMFNPVVGPLPHWMVSLGIMETPFNILSDPDLAMWGPIVANIWFGIPFFAITLLAALQSIPGELYEAASIDGANTRQQFFSITIPFLAPTIAITLMLRTIWIANFADLIVVMTKGGPADSTQIVASYIFTQAFRRLDFGYASAIAAVLLVLLLAYALGVIALRRAMTHADS from the coding sequence ATGACTGATGTCGGAAATCGTCCCGCCGCAAGGCGGGGCGTCTTTTCCCGCAGGGTTTCCGGCATTCTCGAACCCTATTATTACGTTTCGCCGGCCCTGGTTCTGATTATTGCCGTGATGCTGATGCCGCTTATCCTCGGCCTTAGCTATGCGTTTCGCGATATCCGCATTCTCAACCCGTTTAGTGGCGGGTTTGTGGGCTTGGCCCATTTCCAGACCCTGATGCACGACAGCGCCTTTTTGGGCGCGCTGATCAATACCGCCTGGTGGACTTTTGGCTCGCTGTTTTTCCAATTTACACTGGGACTGGTATTGGCCTTGCTGCTGAACCGCCATTTTGTTGGCCGTCGTCTGGTCCAGGCGCTGGTATTTTTGCCTTGGGCGGTACCCACATTCCTTTCAGGTTTGAACTGGGCCTGGATGTTTAACCCGGTGGTGGGCCCGCTGCCCCACTGGATGGTCAGCCTGGGCATTATGGAAACACCGTTTAACATCCTGTCCGACCCGGACCTTGCGATGTGGGGGCCGATTGTTGCCAATATCTGGTTTGGCATTCCGTTTTTTGCCATTACCCTGCTCGCCGCCCTGCAATCCATCCCCGGCGAGCTGTACGAGGCCGCATCCATCGACGGGGCCAATACCCGCCAGCAGTTTTTCAGCATCACCATTCCCTTCCTCGCGCCCACCATCGCGATCACGTTGATGCTGCGTACCATATGGATTGCCAATTTCGCCGATTTGATTGTGGTGATGACCAAAGGTGGCCCGGCCGATTCAACCCAGATCGTTGCCAGCTACATTTTCACCCAGGCGTTTCGCCGCCTGGACTTTGGTTATGCCTCGGCCATTGCGGCCGTATTGCTTGTGCTGTTGCTGGCCTATGCGCTGGGTGTGATTGCGCTGCGCCGTGCCATGACCCACGCTGATAGTTAA
- a CDS encoding sugar ABC transporter substrate-binding protein → MNWKATILAGAASLALASHAYADTTLKLVEVITSPERTATLKNLVKEYEDANPGVTVEITSLPWGQAFEKFATMVSAGQTPDVVEMPDTWLTLYANNGALESLEPYLKDWDATENLNSRTLEFGRAAGDTAYMLPYGFYLRALFYNKKLFKEAGVTEVPKTLDDFRDAAKKVSALPGKYGYCLRGGPGGLNGWVMFGATAAGSNEFFTKDGESTFDSDGWVKGLKFVVDLYKDGLAPKDSLNWGFNEIVAGFYSGTCAMLDQDPDALIAIASRMKADDFGVTTMPKGPSGKAFPTIGYAGWSMFSSSEHKDEAWKLIAHLESKGSNLTWNKRIGALPIYKGAESDPFFASDQFKGWFDELSDPDVHPTVMPTHLEEFAFFKDSLVIRTSQEALLGRITPEELGKQWADYLTPAQQKWMASKP, encoded by the coding sequence ATGAACTGGAAAGCAACAATCCTGGCAGGGGCAGCATCGCTTGCACTCGCCAGCCATGCCTACGCCGATACCACCCTAAAACTGGTAGAGGTCATCACCAGCCCGGAACGCACCGCGACCCTTAAAAACCTGGTCAAGGAATATGAGGATGCCAATCCGGGTGTGACTGTGGAAATCACGTCACTGCCTTGGGGGCAGGCATTTGAAAAATTCGCCACAATGGTTTCAGCCGGCCAAACGCCCGATGTGGTTGAAATGCCCGATACCTGGCTGACCCTTTATGCCAATAACGGTGCGCTTGAAAGCCTGGAGCCCTACCTCAAGGACTGGGACGCGACCGAAAACCTGAATTCACGCACCCTGGAATTTGGCCGTGCTGCGGGCGATACCGCCTATATGCTGCCCTACGGTTTTTATCTGCGCGCCCTGTTTTATAACAAAAAACTGTTCAAGGAAGCCGGTGTTACTGAAGTTCCCAAAACGCTGGATGATTTTCGCGATGCGGCCAAAAAGGTTTCGGCACTGCCAGGCAAATATGGCTATTGCCTGCGCGGTGGCCCCGGCGGGTTGAATGGCTGGGTGATGTTCGGCGCAACGGCGGCCGGTTCCAACGAATTTTTCACCAAAGACGGCGAAAGCACCTTTGATTCCGATGGCTGGGTCAAGGGCCTTAAATTTGTCGTCGATCTTTACAAGGACGGCCTGGCCCCCAAAGACAGCCTGAACTGGGGCTTTAACGAAATTGTCGCCGGTTTCTATTCGGGTACCTGTGCGATGCTTGATCAGGACCCCGATGCTCTGATCGCGATTGCCAGCCGCATGAAAGCCGATGATTTTGGTGTCACCACCATGCCCAAAGGCCCCTCTGGCAAGGCATTTCCCACCATTGGCTATGCCGGGTGGTCCATGTTCAGTTCCAGTGAACATAAAGATGAAGCCTGGAAACTGATTGCGCATCTGGAAAGCAAGGGCTCCAACCTGACCTGGAACAAGCGCATCGGCGCACTGCCGATTTACAAAGGCGCTGAATCAGATCCGTTCTTTGCCTCTGACCAGTTCAAGGGCTGGTTTGACGAACTGTCCGACCCCGATGTTCATCCGACCGTGATGCCAACCCATCTTGAAGAATTCGCCTTCTTTAAGGATTCCCTGGTCATTCGTACCAGTCAGGAAGCCCTTCTGGGCCGCATCACGCCAGAAGAACTGGGTAAACAGTGGGCCGATTACCTGACCCCGGCCCAGCAGAAATGGATGGCGAGCAAGCCGTGA
- a CDS encoding PLP-dependent transferase, with product MNTTKSPMTASSPSTTVAHDEHHFANAVVPPIFQNSLFTFESFADMEATYSGKKVRPVYSRGLNPTVRAFEEKIAKLEKTDDALGFASGMAAISSSVLSVVKPGDRIVAVDHIYPDAYRFFEMMLKDMNVSVDYVDGRDTDAVAKAMPGAKLLYLESPTSWTFHVHDIAKLCAIARENGAVSMIDNSWASPIFQQPATLGCDVVIHSASKYLGGHSDVVAGVVAGSADFIGRLRGQILPYLGGKLSAFDAWLLLRGLRTLPARMREHQRSGLAIAQKLAEHPEVTAVHHPTLGRNMPDGLTGASGLFSFEFSSRVNIPLFCDAPGLFKIGVSWGGHESLMVPALITRAQIGGPNSALRFNVPENLVRLHVGLEDADDLWSDLSAAIDAAL from the coding sequence ATGAACACCACTAAGTCCCCCATGACCGCATCATCGCCATCGACGACCGTAGCCCATGACGAGCACCATTTCGCCAATGCCGTGGTGCCACCGATTTTCCAGAACTCGCTTTTCACCTTTGAATCCTTTGCCGACATGGAAGCAACCTATTCGGGTAAAAAGGTGCGCCCCGTCTATAGCCGTGGCCTGAACCCCACGGTGCGTGCCTTTGAGGAAAAAATCGCCAAGCTGGAAAAAACCGACGATGCCCTTGGCTTTGCCAGCGGCATGGCGGCCATTTCCTCGTCGGTTTTATCGGTTGTCAAACCAGGCGACCGGATTGTCGCCGTCGACCATATTTACCCCGACGCCTATCGTTTCTTTGAAATGATGCTCAAAGACATGAATGTCAGCGTCGATTACGTCGATGGCCGCGATACCGATGCCGTGGCAAAGGCCATGCCGGGCGCAAAGCTGCTTTATCTTGAAAGCCCGACCTCCTGGACCTTCCATGTTCACGATATTGCCAAACTGTGTGCCATCGCACGCGAGAATGGCGCGGTTTCCATGATCGACAATAGCTGGGCCTCGCCAATTTTTCAGCAACCCGCAACACTGGGCTGCGATGTTGTGATTCATTCGGCCTCAAAATATCTGGGCGGTCACAGCGATGTGGTGGCCGGTGTGGTTGCTGGCAGTGCTGACTTCATTGGCCGCCTGCGCGGTCAGATTTTGCCTTACCTTGGCGGCAAGCTGTCAGCCTTTGATGCCTGGCTGTTATTGCGGGGGTTGCGCACCCTGCCCGCCCGCATGCGCGAACATCAGCGTTCCGGGCTGGCGATTGCGCAAAAGCTTGCCGAACATCCCGAAGTCACCGCCGTGCATCATCCAACACTAGGCCGCAACATGCCCGACGGGTTAACCGGTGCTTCGGGCCTGTTTTCTTTTGAATTTTCATCCCGCGTCAACATCCCGCTTTTTTGCGATGCCCCGGGCCTTTTTAAAATCGGGGTCAGTTGGGGCGGCCATGAAAGCCTGATGGTGCCCGCCCTGATCACGCGGGCCCAAATCGGCGGTCCAAATTCGGCACTGCGTTTTAATGTGCCGGAAAACCTGGTCCGCCTTCATGTCGGCCTCGAGGATGCAGACGATCTGTGGTCGGACCTGTCTGCCGCCATTGATGCCGCCCTTTAA
- a CDS encoding FadR/GntR family transcriptional regulator yields MTITSETGFTPIASSGRRDAILEALTSFIVEAGLKPGDRLPPERELMAGLQVGRSSIREAIGHMQALGIVEIRRGSGTYLKRAVTEKTVYMPLAIASQRDGLLQTLEVRRGLECEASVLAAKRATPEDIEAMRTALDHMEAVHLREGTAGEADLVFHLSIYKASGNPLFEQLLSQMREAFVSFFSTPFNRPDFARDSFEFHRMLFEAIERRDPESARKHTLAILEVVENDIVRMSNEHH; encoded by the coding sequence GTGACAATCACATCAGAAACCGGCTTTACACCGATTGCGTCGTCAGGGCGCCGGGACGCCATTCTGGAAGCATTGACCAGCTTTATTGTCGAAGCGGGCCTTAAACCGGGCGACCGCCTGCCGCCGGAACGCGAATTGATGGCCGGTTTACAGGTTGGCCGCTCCAGCATCCGCGAGGCGATTGGCCATATGCAGGCCCTGGGGATTGTGGAAATCCGTCGCGGATCGGGCACTTACCTTAAACGGGCGGTTACGGAAAAAACCGTTTACATGCCCCTTGCCATTGCCAGCCAGCGCGACGGGTTATTACAAACCCTGGAAGTCCGCCGCGGGCTGGAATGCGAAGCCAGTGTTTTGGCTGCCAAACGCGCCACCCCGGAAGACATCGAGGCAATGCGCACCGCCCTTGATCATATGGAAGCGGTTCATCTGCGCGAGGGAACAGCCGGTGAGGCCGACCTTGTGTTCCACCTGTCGATCTACAAGGCATCGGGCAATCCGTTATTTGAACAGTTGCTCAGCCAGATGCGCGAAGCCTTTGTCTCCTTTTTCAGTACCCCGTTTAACCGACCCGATTTTGCCCGGGATTCCTTTGAATTTCACCGCATGCTGTTTGAAGCCATCGAACGGCGCGACCCTGAAAGCGCGCGCAAGCATACCCTCGCCATCCTTGAAGTCGTCGAGAACGACATCGTGAGAATGTCCAATGAACACCACTAA
- a CDS encoding TetR/AcrR family transcriptional regulator, translated as MNEPQQPVSKHNSRGEARRRAMLDATWQILSEKGFAAVTLNDVISRSGGSRTTLYEAFGGKDGLIASVLTEKCQEFCETLQTSLRSDRPAHEALLNFTIIMTEKGMDDESLRIMNFLQIEMQQFPEIRETFLKNGPDIITQRVTDFFANHTENGTLNVVDPDFTARMLLTMIHGQWRDILVETMPPYKPTQEEIAQRAKQLVDLVLNGVLPRTA; from the coding sequence ATGAACGAGCCCCAACAGCCTGTGTCGAAACACAACTCCCGTGGTGAAGCCCGCAGGCGAGCGATGCTTGACGCCACCTGGCAAATCCTTTCGGAGAAGGGTTTTGCGGCAGTAACGCTCAATGATGTTATCTCCCGTTCCGGTGGATCCCGCACGACTCTTTACGAGGCGTTTGGTGGCAAAGACGGTCTTATCGCATCCGTCCTGACAGAAAAGTGTCAGGAGTTTTGTGAAACACTGCAAACCTCGCTGCGGTCAGATCGACCCGCGCATGAGGCCCTGCTGAATTTCACAATTATCATGACCGAAAAAGGCATGGATGACGAATCCTTACGGATCATGAATTTCCTTCAAATCGAAATGCAACAGTTTCCCGAAATTCGAGAAACCTTCTTGAAAAACGGCCCTGATATCATCACCCAACGCGTCACCGATTTTTTCGCAAATCATACTGAAAATGGTACGCTGAATGTCGTTGACCCGGATTTTACCGCCCGCATGCTTCTTACCATGATTCACGGACAATGGCGCGACATCCTGGTCGAAACCATGCCGCCCTATAAACCCACGCAAGAGGAAATCGCACAACGGGCAAAGCAGCTGGTCGATCTTGTGTTGAACGGTGTCTTACCCCGCACCGCATAA
- a CDS encoding efflux RND transporter periplasmic adaptor subunit, which produces MSVRSCLKAASLAALVVFVAGCDSQKDGDNAAAQQQQAPATQVDFVEVQPQTIGLVAELPGRTVAFRRADVRPQVDGIIKERNFTEGATVKAGQQLYQIDQSVYLANLDAAQAELARARATLDQATKTRARYDKLIKTQAVSEQTRDDAIAAEAQAKASVAAARAQVDSARINLQYTTVTAPIPGKIGASTVTEGALVTANQENALATITQLDPIYVDVTQAGGRLMRIKQGIDSGKIKGAADGDGVDVRLMIDSTSDQYSHVGKLQFSDVTVNETTGTVRLRAVFDNPDQVLLPGMFVRAFVNQGEVENAYLVPQRAVMRRQDGSAYVYTVSSDNKVESKELTIEQSKGEDWIVTKGLNPGDRIIVDGLQLVGPGKPVSPVAAKGNDDAKPASR; this is translated from the coding sequence TTGTCCGTTCGTTCGTGTCTGAAGGCTGCCAGTCTGGCGGCACTGGTGGTTTTTGTTGCCGGTTGCGATTCGCAGAAAGACGGCGACAATGCCGCTGCACAGCAACAGCAGGCACCCGCCACCCAAGTTGATTTTGTCGAGGTTCAGCCGCAAACCATTGGTTTGGTGGCCGAATTGCCAGGACGTACCGTTGCGTTCCGCCGGGCGGATGTGCGCCCGCAGGTCGATGGTATTATCAAGGAGCGCAACTTCACCGAAGGGGCGACCGTCAAGGCAGGCCAGCAGCTTTATCAAATTGACCAGAGCGTTTACCTGGCCAATCTTGATGCCGCCCAGGCCGAGCTGGCCCGTGCGCGTGCCACCCTGGACCAGGCGACCAAAACCCGTGCCCGCTATGACAAGCTGATTAAAACCCAGGCGGTCAGCGAGCAGACCCGCGATGATGCCATTGCTGCCGAGGCCCAGGCCAAAGCCAGTGTTGCCGCCGCCCGTGCCCAGGTAGATAGCGCGCGCATCAATTTGCAATATACCACCGTGACGGCCCCGATTCCCGGTAAAATCGGGGCCTCGACGGTAACGGAAGGTGCATTGGTAACCGCCAATCAGGAAAACGCACTGGCGACCATTACCCAGCTTGACCCGATCTATGTTGACGTGACCCAGGCGGGTGGCCGTCTGATGCGCATCAAACAGGGGATTGATTCTGGCAAGATCAAAGGGGCTGCCGATGGTGACGGGGTTGATGTTCGCCTGATGATCGATTCTACCAGCGACCAGTATTCCCATGTTGGCAAATTGCAGTTTTCCGATGTCACGGTGAACGAAACCACCGGCACCGTGCGCCTGCGTGCGGTGTTTGATAACCCCGACCAGGTTTTGCTGCCGGGCATGTTCGTGCGCGCATTTGTCAATCAGGGTGAGGTTGAAAACGCCTATCTCGTTCCGCAGCGCGCCGTGATGCGCCGTCAGGATGGATCGGCCTATGTTTATACCGTCTCGTCTGACAATAAAGTTGAATCCAAGGAGCTGACCATCGAACAGTCGAAGGGTGAAGACTGGATTGTGACCAAGGGTCTGAACCCCGGAGATCGCATTATTGTCGATGGCCTGCAGCTTGTTGGCCCGGGTAAACCGGTATCGCCGGTTGCCGCAAAGGGTAACGACGACGCAAAGCCGGCATCCCGATAA